CCGATAATGCATTCATCACCGATAACTGCTTTATCCATTACGACAGCATTCATTCCCACCAGACAATTTTTTCCGATATGCCCGGAATGAATAATCGCACCGTGACCGATGTGTGCAGATTCTTCTAAAATGGTTTCAATACCCGGAAAAACATGAAGTGTACAGTTTTCCTGAACATTTGCACCATCTTTGATTATAATTTTACCCCAATCGCCACGAATCACTGCATTCGGACCAACGTAAACTTCTTCGCCAATTTCCACATTAC
This genomic interval from Sporomusaceae bacterium FL31 contains the following:
- a CDS encoding gamma carbonic anhydrase family protein; translation: MEIGEEVYVGPNAVIRGDWGKIIIKDGANVQENCTLHVFPGIETILEESAHIGHGAIIHSGHIGKNCLVGMNAVVMDKAVIGDECIIGALAFVPANFRCDARKLIVGSPAKIIRDVSDEMIKWKTEGTRLYQELAREGKDAILPCEPFTEYVQQIPTKVVDYSIWDDVK